From the Nocardiopsis changdeensis genome, one window contains:
- a CDS encoding sugar phosphate isomerase/epimerase family protein, with the protein MRALGVNTWVWTSPLTGADLEVIAPRVADWGFDVIELPVEDVGDWDPGRARDLVSGLGLEPRVVLVMGPGRELVATDPGTRRTTQDYLRRVVDAAAAVGSPVAAGPAYASVGRTWRMSPAERASLAAELTEALAPVVEHAAQAGVRLAVEPLNRYETSVLNTVDQGLELLADLPSEHCGLALDVYHMNIEERDVPAAILRAGDRVAHVQVCANDRGAPGADHLDWPGIAASLDTIRYTGPLVIESFTAENATIATAASIWRPLAATQDAIAVDGLAFLRSLPSGR; encoded by the coding sequence ATGCGCGCGCTGGGGGTCAACACCTGGGTGTGGACGTCACCGCTGACCGGGGCCGATCTGGAAGTGATCGCCCCACGGGTGGCGGACTGGGGGTTCGACGTGATCGAACTGCCCGTGGAGGACGTCGGCGACTGGGACCCCGGCCGCGCGCGGGACCTGGTGAGCGGGCTGGGTCTGGAGCCCCGCGTCGTACTGGTCATGGGCCCGGGTCGGGAGCTGGTCGCGACCGACCCGGGCACCCGGCGGACGACACAGGACTACCTGCGCCGGGTCGTGGACGCGGCGGCGGCGGTCGGGTCGCCCGTCGCCGCCGGCCCCGCCTACGCGTCGGTGGGCCGCACCTGGCGGATGTCCCCCGCGGAGCGGGCGTCCCTCGCGGCCGAGCTGACCGAGGCCCTGGCCCCGGTCGTGGAGCACGCCGCGCAGGCGGGCGTCCGGCTGGCGGTGGAGCCCCTCAACCGCTACGAGACGAGCGTCCTCAACACCGTCGACCAGGGCCTGGAGCTGCTCGCGGACCTGCCGTCGGAGCACTGCGGCCTGGCCCTGGACGTGTACCACATGAACATCGAGGAGCGGGACGTCCCGGCGGCGATCCTGCGGGCCGGCGACCGGGTCGCCCACGTGCAGGTATGCGCGAACGACCGGGGCGCCCCCGGGGCCGACCACCTGGACTGGCCCGGGATCGCCGCCTCACTGGACACGATCCGGTACACAGGCCCCCTGGTCATCGAATCCTTCACCGCGGAGAATGCCACCATCGCCACCGCGGCCTCCATCTGGCGGCCGCTGGCGGCGACACAGGACGCGATCGCCGTCGACGGGCTGGCGTTCCTGAGGTCCCTCCCGAGTGGAAGGTGA
- a CDS encoding ABC transporter permease — protein sequence MTETPARRSAPLALLSSLGRGGTATVLLILVLIFVVIATRNPSFFEGPPLMAFAKKAAPLVILAVGQYLVIVSGEFDLSVGSLVGAQVVIAARLIDGEEGMTLPVIGLMLAFGLLVGLVNGLVTTLLKVPSIIATLGMMLVLFGAVRFWTGGAPTGSLSEAFRVPGRGGIEGVPFLGQLPWAVLIALALTVCAVLLMRSPFGRSLMATGDNDVAAAYAGVRVQRVRTLAFVGSTLMATVAAILIGGFAGVTAQVGQGLEFTAITAVVLGGVVLGGGRGTVVAAALGALTVEALFTLFNQLYLPSTIQPSVQGLIIIAAVAYAARRGDLRPPGRPRRRPDHEPEREPGTPRR from the coding sequence ATGACCGAGACGCCCGCCCGGCGCTCCGCCCCCCTCGCCCTGCTGTCCTCGCTGGGACGGGGCGGCACCGCCACGGTGCTCCTGATCCTGGTGCTGATCTTCGTGGTCATCGCCACCCGGAACCCGTCCTTCTTCGAGGGCCCGCCGCTCATGGCCTTCGCCAAGAAGGCGGCGCCGCTCGTCATCCTGGCCGTGGGCCAGTACCTGGTCATCGTGTCCGGGGAGTTCGACCTGTCGGTCGGTTCCCTGGTCGGCGCCCAGGTGGTCATCGCGGCCCGGCTCATCGACGGCGAGGAGGGCATGACCCTGCCCGTCATCGGCCTCATGCTCGCCTTCGGCCTGTTGGTGGGCCTGGTCAACGGGCTGGTCACGACGCTCCTCAAGGTGCCGTCGATCATCGCCACCCTGGGCATGATGCTCGTCCTGTTCGGCGCGGTCCGGTTCTGGACCGGGGGCGCGCCCACCGGCTCCCTGTCGGAGGCGTTCCGCGTCCCCGGCCGGGGCGGGATCGAGGGCGTGCCGTTCCTGGGGCAGCTGCCCTGGGCGGTGCTCATCGCCCTGGCGCTGACCGTCTGCGCCGTGCTCCTCATGCGCTCCCCGTTCGGCCGCTCCCTGATGGCGACCGGCGACAACGACGTCGCCGCCGCCTACGCCGGGGTGCGGGTGCAGCGGGTGCGCACCCTGGCCTTCGTCGGCTCCACCCTCATGGCGACCGTCGCGGCGATCCTCATCGGCGGGTTCGCCGGGGTCACCGCGCAGGTCGGCCAGGGGCTGGAGTTCACCGCCATCACCGCCGTGGTGCTGGGCGGAGTGGTCCTGGGCGGCGGCCGCGGGACGGTCGTGGCCGCCGCCCTGGGCGCCCTCACCGTCGAAGCCCTGTTCACCCTCTTCAACCAGCTCTACCTGCCCTCGACCATCCAGCCTTCGGTGCAGGGGCTCATCATCATCGCCGCGGTGGCCTACGCCGCCCGCCGGGGCGATCTGCGACCGCCGGGGCGCCCGCGCCGGCGACCGGACCACGAACCCGAGCGCGAGCCCGGGACCCCCAGGAGGTAA
- a CDS encoding substrate-binding domain-containing protein, with amino-acid sequence MRISRMLLAGTAGLTLMLSACTTDAPDEAAPGGEGGAGMTPDAEWFDEAEYEAQLAQREITPEGSPDEPWLQAIEPEWTDTSEFVHDSPEDATVCFSNASVSNPWRVTGFITMEQQVEALQEEGRIGEFRVSDAADDDNQQISDIQAFVDSGDCDAIIISPSTTATLTPAVETACESGVPVIVFDRGVNTDCMVTFIHPIGGYAYGADAAEFLVENLEPGSRVLALRILPGVDVLEHRWAAAQQIFGESELEVLGFEFTEGDGAKIKDLVSQHLQRGEVDGIWMDAGDGAVAALEAFEDAGQPYPVISGEDELSFMRKWDEEGLTAIAPVYSNFQWRTPVLAAAMILGGEEVPSEWILPQEPIRQGELQDYLDRNADMPSLHYAKFGGEDLPGFPEAWTDR; translated from the coding sequence ATGCGCATCTCACGCATGCTGCTCGCCGGCACCGCCGGCCTGACACTGATGCTCTCGGCGTGTACCACCGACGCGCCCGACGAGGCCGCGCCGGGAGGTGAGGGCGGCGCCGGGATGACGCCGGACGCCGAGTGGTTCGACGAGGCCGAGTACGAGGCCCAGCTCGCCCAGCGGGAGATCACGCCGGAGGGCTCGCCCGACGAGCCCTGGCTCCAGGCGATCGAGCCGGAGTGGACGGACACCTCGGAGTTCGTCCACGACTCCCCCGAGGACGCCACCGTCTGCTTCTCCAACGCCTCGGTCTCCAACCCCTGGCGCGTCACCGGCTTCATCACCATGGAGCAGCAGGTGGAGGCGCTCCAGGAGGAGGGCCGGATCGGCGAGTTCCGGGTGTCGGACGCCGCCGACGACGACAACCAGCAGATCTCCGACATCCAGGCCTTCGTGGACTCGGGCGACTGCGACGCCATCATCATCTCGCCGTCCACCACGGCCACGCTGACTCCGGCGGTGGAGACCGCGTGCGAGAGCGGCGTCCCGGTCATCGTGTTCGACCGCGGCGTCAACACCGACTGCATGGTGACCTTCATCCACCCGATCGGCGGCTACGCCTACGGCGCCGACGCCGCCGAGTTCCTGGTGGAGAACCTGGAGCCGGGCTCCCGAGTGCTGGCACTGCGCATCCTGCCGGGTGTGGACGTGCTGGAGCACCGCTGGGCGGCCGCCCAGCAGATCTTCGGCGAGAGCGAGCTGGAGGTGCTCGGCTTCGAGTTCACCGAGGGCGACGGCGCCAAGATCAAGGACCTGGTCTCCCAGCACCTGCAGCGCGGCGAGGTCGACGGCATCTGGATGGACGCCGGCGACGGCGCCGTGGCCGCCCTGGAGGCGTTCGAGGACGCCGGCCAGCCCTACCCGGTGATCTCCGGTGAGGACGAGCTGAGCTTCATGCGCAAGTGGGACGAGGAGGGGCTGACCGCGATCGCGCCGGTGTACTCCAACTTCCAGTGGCGCACCCCGGTGCTGGCCGCCGCCATGATCCTGGGCGGCGAGGAGGTGCCCTCCGAGTGGATCCTGCCGCAGGAGCCCATCCGCCAGGGCGAGCTCCAGGACTACCTGGACCGCAACGCCGACATGCCGTCGCTGCACTACGCCAAGTTCGGCGGGGAGGACCTGCCCGGGTTCCCCGAGGCCTGGACCGACCGGTAG
- a CDS encoding ABC transporter permease, with amino-acid sequence MSAPPASPQSAVRALWARTGTTGLVYLALVLLLVLSTLYVASRGENLFTTANTVDLFTRSSLLGFLAIGQTLVILCRSLDLSVGYVAALSTVVAATVMAGDPARVPLGIAATLGLAALIGLANGTIVTWLRVNPFIATLGTGLIIKGYLDTNFQGPAGAIPATFQAFGYTRIGVFPVSTLVMLALAAAAVVFLHRTRTGYHMYAVGGDAEVARLSGVRDRIPVITAHVLCSVTAGMAGLLLASRFGTGSALVYNNGYELEAIAAVVLGGTYLLGGRGGVAGTIAGVFILATLDTVFNVLAVDPFVKDVLRGVIVITAVAIYARGRLSRSAVRVRFPSGGPPPPAPPPDPGGAPAPVTSGTEGGGR; translated from the coding sequence GTGAGCGCTCCCCCCGCCTCCCCGCAGTCCGCGGTCCGCGCCCTGTGGGCCCGCACCGGCACCACCGGCCTGGTCTACCTGGCCCTGGTCCTGCTGCTGGTGCTCAGCACCCTCTACGTCGCGTCCCGGGGCGAGAACCTCTTCACCACGGCCAACACCGTGGACCTGTTCACCCGCAGCAGCCTGCTCGGGTTCCTCGCCATCGGCCAGACCCTGGTCATCCTGTGCCGCTCCCTGGACCTGTCGGTCGGGTACGTGGCGGCCCTGTCCACCGTGGTCGCGGCCACCGTCATGGCGGGCGACCCGGCCCGCGTCCCCCTGGGCATCGCCGCCACCCTGGGCCTGGCGGCGCTGATCGGCCTGGCCAACGGCACCATCGTGACGTGGCTGCGGGTCAACCCGTTCATCGCCACCCTGGGCACCGGGCTCATCATCAAGGGGTACCTGGACACCAACTTCCAGGGCCCGGCGGGGGCGATCCCCGCCACCTTCCAGGCCTTCGGCTACACCCGCATCGGGGTGTTCCCGGTGTCCACCCTGGTCATGCTGGCCCTGGCCGCGGCGGCGGTGGTGTTCCTGCACCGCACCCGCACCGGCTACCACATGTACGCGGTGGGCGGCGATGCCGAGGTGGCGCGCCTGTCCGGTGTCCGCGACCGGATCCCCGTCATCACCGCGCACGTCCTGTGCTCGGTGACCGCCGGGATGGCCGGGCTGCTGCTGGCCTCGCGCTTCGGCACCGGCAGCGCCCTGGTCTACAACAACGGCTACGAACTGGAGGCCATCGCCGCGGTGGTGCTCGGCGGGACCTACCTGCTGGGCGGGCGCGGCGGCGTGGCCGGGACCATCGCCGGGGTGTTCATCCTGGCCACCCTCGACACCGTGTTCAACGTGCTGGCGGTGGACCCGTTCGTCAAGGACGTGCTGCGCGGCGTCATCGTCATCACCGCCGTCGCCATCTACGCCCGCGGCCGGCTGTCCCGGTCCGCGGTGCGGGTGCGCTTCCCCTCCGGCGGTCCGCCGCCACCCGCTCCCCCGCCCGATCCGGGCGGCGCCCCGGCCCCCGTCACCTCCGGCACCGAAGGAGGCGGACGATGA
- a CDS encoding ROK family transcriptional regulator yields MTEDALTGPPAHGLRAAPTTTAPGAGTLLRLLRDGRPRTRSELAGATGLARSTVTQRVDALLASGLIGPAGEAVSTGGRPPTTFSFRPRARVVLAADLGATHARLALTDMAAEVIAEARADLDIALGPEHVLDWVVEHGRGLLAGAGRDVSELLGLGIGLPGPVQHSTGRAVNPPIMPGWDGFDVPGYVGERLAVPVLVDNDVNIMAIGEHHTAWPDASHLMFVKVATGIGCGIVSEGRVYRGAQGAAGDMGHIHVPSGADKPCRCGNTGCLEAVASGAALAEALTAEGVPAHSARDVVELARNGSVPALRALRQAGRDIGEVLAASVNMFNPSVIVIGGALALAGDHLLAGVREVIYQRSLPLATEHLSIVSSAAAESAGEIGAAVLVIEHCLSPEHADRIIAGTA; encoded by the coding sequence ATGACGGAAGATGCGCTGACCGGCCCGCCGGCCCACGGACTCCGGGCCGCTCCCACCACGACCGCGCCCGGGGCGGGGACCCTGCTCCGGCTGCTGCGCGACGGCCGCCCCCGCACCCGGTCCGAGCTGGCCGGGGCCACCGGCCTGGCCCGGTCCACCGTCACCCAGCGGGTGGACGCGCTCCTCGCCAGCGGCCTCATCGGCCCGGCGGGCGAGGCCGTCTCCACCGGCGGCCGCCCGCCCACCACGTTCTCGTTCCGGCCCCGGGCGCGGGTCGTCCTCGCCGCGGACCTGGGCGCCACCCACGCGCGGCTGGCCCTCACCGACATGGCGGCCGAGGTCATCGCCGAGGCCCGCGCCGACCTGGACATCGCCCTGGGGCCCGAACACGTCCTGGACTGGGTGGTGGAGCACGGCCGCGGGCTGCTCGCCGGCGCCGGCCGCGACGTCTCCGAGCTGCTGGGCCTGGGCATCGGCCTGCCCGGCCCCGTCCAGCACTCCACCGGCCGGGCCGTGAACCCGCCGATCATGCCCGGCTGGGACGGCTTCGACGTGCCCGGCTACGTGGGGGAGCGGCTGGCCGTCCCGGTGCTGGTGGACAACGACGTGAACATCATGGCGATCGGCGAGCACCACACCGCCTGGCCCGACGCCAGCCACCTGATGTTCGTCAAGGTCGCCACCGGCATCGGCTGCGGCATCGTCAGCGAGGGCCGCGTCTACCGGGGCGCCCAGGGCGCGGCCGGGGACATGGGGCACATCCACGTCCCCAGCGGCGCGGACAAGCCCTGCCGCTGCGGCAACACCGGCTGCCTGGAGGCCGTCGCCAGCGGGGCCGCCCTGGCCGAGGCCCTCACCGCCGAGGGCGTGCCCGCCCACAGCGCGCGCGACGTGGTGGAGCTGGCCCGCAACGGGTCCGTTCCGGCGCTGCGCGCCCTGCGCCAGGCGGGCCGCGACATCGGCGAGGTGCTGGCCGCGTCCGTCAACATGTTCAACCCCTCGGTGATCGTCATCGGCGGGGCGCTGGCCCTGGCCGGGGACCACCTGCTGGCCGGGGTGCGCGAGGTCATCTACCAGCGGTCGCTGCCGCTGGCCACCGAGCACCTCAGCATCGTGTCGTCGGCGGCCGCCGAGAGCGCGGGCGAGATCGGCGCCGCCGTGCTGGTCATCGAGCACTGCCTGAGCCCGGAGCACGCCGACCGCATCATCGCCGGGACCGCCTGA
- a CDS encoding Gfo/Idh/MocA family protein, with translation MSKVTSIGSGSGVGEAPPNAYRAAVIGTGFMGRVHSHAVRANGGAVVGVAGSSPAKAEAFRSANGVGRAHADALDLIRGDDVDVVHVCVPNHLHAPLTLAALAAGKHVVCEKPLATDAATAAEMTAAAADAGLVAVVPFAYRFHPMVREARALVAAGAVGRVGLAHGGYLQDWLLYPQEDNWRVDPRLGGPTRAFGDIGSHWCDMLEFVTGDRIASVSAQTGRLNDVRDGRPVDTEDLVTLQFATAGGAVGGAVISQVSPGRKNSLVLEVSGTEGSLRFDQERPETLWAGGRGRTGIISRDDPDLSADAARLTAVPVGHPQGYQDCFNALVADTADAVAGGSPEGLPVFADGLRAAVIAEAVLLSARERRWVDVTEVDRG, from the coding sequence GTGAGTAAGGTCACAAGCATCGGCAGCGGGTCCGGTGTCGGGGAGGCCCCGCCCAACGCCTACCGGGCCGCCGTGATCGGCACCGGGTTCATGGGCCGGGTCCACAGCCACGCCGTCCGCGCCAACGGGGGCGCGGTCGTCGGAGTGGCGGGCTCCTCCCCCGCGAAGGCCGAGGCCTTCCGCTCCGCCAACGGCGTCGGCCGCGCCCACGCCGACGCCCTGGACCTGATCCGCGGCGACGACGTGGACGTGGTGCACGTGTGCGTCCCCAACCACCTCCACGCACCCCTGACCCTGGCGGCCCTGGCCGCCGGCAAACACGTGGTGTGCGAGAAGCCCCTGGCCACCGACGCCGCGACCGCCGCGGAGATGACCGCGGCCGCCGCGGACGCCGGGCTGGTCGCCGTCGTCCCCTTCGCCTACCGCTTCCACCCCATGGTCCGCGAGGCCCGGGCGCTGGTCGCCGCGGGCGCCGTCGGCAGGGTCGGCCTGGCCCACGGCGGCTACCTCCAGGACTGGCTGCTGTACCCGCAGGAGGACAACTGGCGGGTGGACCCGCGGCTCGGCGGCCCCACCCGGGCGTTCGGGGACATCGGCTCGCACTGGTGCGACATGCTCGAGTTCGTCACCGGCGACCGGATCGCCTCCGTCAGCGCCCAGACCGGCCGGCTCAACGACGTCCGCGACGGGCGGCCGGTGGACACCGAGGACCTGGTCACCCTCCAGTTCGCGACCGCCGGCGGGGCCGTGGGCGGCGCGGTCATCAGCCAGGTCTCCCCCGGCCGCAAGAACAGCCTGGTGCTGGAGGTCTCCGGCACCGAGGGCTCGCTGCGCTTCGACCAGGAGCGCCCCGAGACCCTGTGGGCGGGCGGGCGCGGGCGCACCGGGATCATCTCCCGGGACGACCCGGACCTGAGCGCCGACGCCGCCCGGCTCACCGCCGTCCCCGTCGGCCACCCGCAGGGCTACCAGGACTGCTTCAACGCCCTGGTCGCCGACACCGCCGACGCCGTCGCCGGGGGCTCCCCCGAGGGCCTGCCGGTCTTCGCCGACGGGCTGCGCGCGGCGGTCATCGCCGAGGCCGTGCTGCTCTCGGCCCGCGAGCGCCGCTGGGTCGACGTCACCGAGGTGGACCGGGGATGA
- a CDS encoding sugar ABC transporter ATP-binding protein gives MSTAPPAEPVVRMSGITKSFLGVRVLHGVDLELYPGQVHALVGENGAGKSTLMKVLAGVHPADGGTVELDGRPVSFEHPVQAQRAGVATVFQEFNLLPERTVAENVFLGREIRGRFGAVDARAMERATAALLADLDLEGIEPWARVRSLSVAQQQVVEIVKALSHDARVISMDEPTAALAESEVEVLYRIIARLLERGVAVLYVSHRMREIFDLATRITVLKDGRLVDTVDAAGTRPADLVRMMVGRPVSAVFPEHLEPSGDRHGDVRLEVSGGGNTQLDGISFQVRGGEIVGLAGLQGSGRTEIAHALFGIERFTRGEVRVDGRRVDPRSPRTAIRAGLVLVSEDRKTQGLALNQSVLANARLVLDAVWPFGSGARAARLPGVLSSLELVARGGNTQEVRYLSGGNQQKVVLAKWLATEPGVMVLDEPTRGIDVGAKQAVYRLMRELAAQGVAIVLISSELPELIGMSDRLVVLADGRVAGGLPGGSGEEEVMALATGSAAEPAGPGVEDPRITAAAAGHPDDHSHEEAAP, from the coding sequence ATGAGCACCGCACCCCCCGCAGAGCCGGTGGTCCGCATGAGCGGCATCACCAAGTCGTTCTTGGGCGTCCGCGTCCTGCACGGCGTCGACCTGGAGCTGTACCCGGGGCAGGTGCACGCCCTGGTGGGCGAGAACGGCGCCGGGAAGTCGACCCTGATGAAGGTCCTGGCCGGGGTCCACCCGGCCGACGGGGGCACCGTCGAACTGGACGGCCGCCCCGTCTCCTTCGAGCACCCGGTCCAGGCGCAGCGGGCCGGCGTGGCCACGGTGTTCCAGGAGTTCAACCTGCTCCCGGAGCGCACCGTCGCCGAGAACGTGTTCCTGGGCCGGGAGATCCGGGGCCGGTTCGGCGCCGTGGACGCCCGCGCCATGGAACGCGCCACCGCCGCCCTGCTCGCCGACCTGGACCTGGAGGGCATCGAGCCCTGGGCCCGGGTCCGGTCCCTGTCGGTGGCCCAGCAGCAGGTGGTGGAGATCGTCAAGGCGCTCTCGCACGACGCCCGCGTCATCTCCATGGACGAGCCGACCGCCGCGCTGGCCGAGAGCGAGGTGGAGGTGCTCTACCGGATCATCGCCCGCCTGCTCGAACGCGGTGTGGCGGTGCTGTACGTCTCCCACCGCATGCGGGAGATCTTCGACCTGGCGACCCGGATCACCGTCCTGAAGGACGGTCGCCTCGTCGACACCGTGGACGCCGCCGGGACTCGCCCGGCCGACCTGGTCCGCATGATGGTGGGCCGTCCGGTGTCGGCGGTCTTCCCCGAGCACCTGGAACCGTCCGGGGACCGCCACGGCGACGTGCGCCTGGAGGTGTCCGGCGGCGGCAACACCCAGCTGGACGGCATCTCCTTCCAGGTGCGCGGCGGCGAGATCGTGGGCCTGGCCGGGCTCCAGGGCAGCGGGCGCACCGAGATCGCGCACGCCCTGTTCGGGATCGAGCGCTTCACCCGGGGCGAGGTCCGCGTGGACGGGCGCCGGGTGGACCCGCGCTCGCCGCGGACCGCGATCCGGGCGGGCCTGGTGCTGGTGAGCGAGGACCGCAAGACCCAGGGCCTGGCCCTGAACCAGTCGGTCCTGGCCAACGCCCGGCTGGTCCTGGACGCGGTGTGGCCGTTCGGCTCGGGCGCCCGAGCCGCCCGCCTGCCGGGGGTGCTCTCCTCCCTGGAGCTGGTGGCGCGCGGCGGCAACACCCAGGAGGTCCGCTACCTCTCCGGCGGCAACCAGCAGAAGGTCGTGCTGGCCAAGTGGCTGGCGACCGAGCCCGGCGTGATGGTGCTGGACGAGCCCACGCGGGGCATCGACGTCGGCGCCAAGCAGGCCGTCTACCGGCTGATGCGGGAGCTGGCGGCGCAGGGCGTGGCGATCGTCCTCATCTCCTCGGAGCTGCCCGAGCTGATCGGGATGTCGGACCGCCTCGTCGTCCTGGCCGACGGCCGGGTGGCGGGCGGGCTGCCCGGCGGCTCCGGCGAGGAGGAGGTCATGGCGCTGGCCACCGGCTCCGCCGCCGAACCCGCCGGCCCCGGGGTCGAGGACCCGCGGATCACCGCAGCGGCGGCCGGACACCCCGACGACCACAGCCACGAGGAGGCCGCACCGTGA